Below is a genomic region from Desulfobotulus pelophilus.
CCCGTGAACTGGCATCGGATTTTCGTCTTATTGCTGCCACTAACCGGAATCTTCAGGAAATGGCTGAAAGGGGAACCTTTCGTCAGGATCTCCTTTTTCGTCTCTGGACCATTTCTCTGAAGCTGCCTCCTTTACGTCACCGGGGAGTGGAAGATATTCGCTCCTTGTCCCGTCAGCATATCAGAAAGCTTTGCAAGGGGTCCGGTATGCCCATGAAAGAAATGGCCCCGGATTTTGTGGAAGTACTTCTGGCTTACCCCTGGCCGGGAAATGTGAGGGAGCTGTTCAATGTTCTGGAGGTTGCTTGTATAGTATCGGGTGAAAATAAAACTATCTATGCCATGGATCTGCCTCGCGAGATTCGTATTCAGGTTATGCGGGCTGCTCTGGGGGAAGGGGCGGAGGCTGAGAATGTTGCGCTGGATGTATCTGTACCCGGAGGAGGAGCCCTGTCTTGTGATATTCCCCATTCCCTTCGGGGGAATCTGCCGCCTTTGAAGGATTTCAAGGCTGAAATGGAAGCCCTGTATCTGGATATTCTCATCCGTAAAACCGACGGCAGTCCGCAGGAAATGATGGCGGCTTCCGGTCTTTCCAAATCTCATTTTTATGCATTGCTGAAAAAATACGGCCGAACGTTGAAGCCATTATGATCTGTCCGTTATGGCGGCCTGTTTTCCTCTTTTCCGGACAGATGGTTTTTTTATCGGAAAATGGACCGTTTTTTTTACAAAGAGACGGTGCGGCGGTGAAGGGCGGCAGAAGGGAAGGGTTTGCTTTAGGGCTGTCTGAGGAATGTCTGCTCGGGAATCGGGGGTATAATTATTTGTTTTGTAGGGTTTTTTTGAGGCCTGATGTTTTTTTCAGAAAGGCAAGGGTTTTTTTGGGGTGTGGGAGGTTGTTGTGGTACTTTATTTGCATTGTACTTGACCCAGAACCCCAGAAGGGGTCCCGTTGCTATTGGCAGCGGCGGAAACCAGCGTGCCGGGTAGTCTGTCTGATCATCTCATTTCCCTCACTTTGTTTTTTGCCAACCTTTCCGGATTTTATCCCACCTCTCAATAAAACCCTTTCTTCAGGCAACCCGGTGCTGGTATTCTGAAACATAAAACGTTTCCCCGGATGGATGCATAATAAGGAGAGAGCCATGTTCAAGCATATAGTGCTGTTTCGTCTGAAAGAAAAGGCACGGGGCCTGAGCCTTGAGGCCAATGTTGGTGAACTCAGGGATATGCTGGAAGCACTGCCGCAAAAAATATCGGATATCCGCTTTCTTGAGGTGGGTGTGGATGTTCTGAAAACAGGTCACAGCAGTCATATTTCCTTGATTACGGAATTTGATGATGAAGCCGCTTTTACCCGTTATGTGCAGCATCCCGATCATCAGAAGGTGTTGGCATTTTTGCAG
It encodes:
- a CDS encoding Dabb family protein, with translation MFKHIVLFRLKEKARGLSLEANVGELRDMLEALPQKISDIRFLEVGVDVLKTGHSSHISLITEFDDEAAFTRYVQHPDHQKVLAFLQGVLEERRVVDYSV